The following are encoded together in the Myxococcaceae bacterium JPH2 genome:
- a CDS encoding tetratricopeptide repeat protein, whose amino-acid sequence MEHNGRKAWPRELSEPLREVDRLRRSGRYTQALGRIRALAEAHPDQVRVLIELALTLGVWGRAPAEALVWFERVLELAPGHLATRFHHALMLARLGRHAEAVAGFDTAEAGGFRKPLVLYMKRAESLEALDRFAEAERDWTLALAEDPGNAWLLQRRAGARARLGQVDAAIRDLSAALSSQAGDEVDAELLHARAVLRARAGDGVGARADFEAGIAALRRGDPPGLLESLQEGLRETV is encoded by the coding sequence ATGGAGCACAACGGGCGCAAGGCCTGGCCACGAGAGCTGTCCGAGCCGCTGCGGGAGGTGGATCGCCTCCGACGCAGCGGGCGCTACACCCAGGCGCTCGGGCGGATCCGCGCGCTCGCCGAGGCACATCCGGACCAGGTGCGTGTCCTCATCGAGCTGGCGCTGACGCTCGGAGTCTGGGGACGGGCTCCGGCCGAGGCGCTCGTGTGGTTCGAGCGCGTGCTGGAGCTGGCGCCGGGCCATCTCGCGACGCGCTTCCACCACGCCCTCATGCTCGCGCGGCTCGGGCGCCACGCCGAGGCCGTCGCGGGCTTCGACACCGCGGAGGCTGGAGGGTTCCGCAAGCCGCTCGTGCTCTACATGAAGCGCGCGGAGTCCCTGGAGGCGCTCGACCGTTTTGCCGAGGCGGAGCGGGATTGGACGCTTGCGCTGGCGGAGGATCCTGGCAACGCCTGGTTGCTTCAGCGCCGGGCCGGAGCGCGGGCGCGGCTGGGGCAGGTGGATGCGGCCATTCGGGACCTCAGCGCGGCGCTCTCTTCGCAGGCGGGCGATGAAGTGGACGCAGAGCTGCTCCACGCGCGGGCCGTTCTGCGCGCTCGCGCTGGGGACGGGGTCGGTGCTCGCGCGGACTTCGAGGCCGGCATCGCGGCCCTTCGCAGGGGGGACCCTCCCGGGCTGCTGGAGTCGCTTCAGGAGGGATTGCGCGAGACGGTGTGA
- a CDS encoding HAMP domain-containing protein — MRLYQQLVLFMLAATVLPLAAVGFLLLSRAEAELAARIDAEHRALAAATAEAVATSLMEVVNGLARSAEMIDWERATAEESRGGLALLYGQSPTVSAVLKLDAQGHPLGNAVYREQSVGGHPGFDPSGLTQLVRSVPVQPLRGGGKGQAALGSAYVHARSGRAAMAVAVKLADGEGAPFALAEVVFTQLEALLRRRAADSMARLDLVDGDRRVLASSDPARRMGPLEPELGRVLGASVGPEVAHSFRVEALARRVSVARVPEGLGLDVIVAVDESAALAPVRAMRRTVLVSVGAALGVLLVLGGLFTRRVNLRLAEVVAGAEAYGRGELDRRVRVSGHDELSALASTFNRMGAELEAARARLLRWNDDLRARVDEATSDLKAAQAQLLEAQKLAAVGQLGAGVAHEINNPLAGILGNVQLLLLDRSVADPDVDTLRKIEQSAKRCKEITQNLLRFSQQRERADLRPVDLNAVIRDALSLTENQTRGEGIELNTELTAGLPRVKADPGHLSQVVLALLSNARTAMMKSPTRKLTLRTGTRDGACILEVEDTGKGIAPHIRPRIFEPFFTTKDVWSNVGLGLSVAWRIVTEAGGTLEVRSEEGQGACFTVRLPRA, encoded by the coding sequence GTGAGGCTCTACCAGCAACTGGTCCTCTTCATGCTCGCCGCGACGGTGCTTCCTTTGGCCGCCGTCGGTTTCCTGTTGTTGTCACGCGCCGAGGCGGAGCTGGCCGCGCGCATCGACGCCGAGCACCGCGCGCTCGCCGCCGCCACCGCCGAGGCCGTCGCCACCAGCTTGATGGAGGTCGTCAACGGGCTGGCCCGCTCGGCGGAGATGATTGATTGGGAGCGCGCCACCGCCGAGGAGTCTCGGGGCGGCCTGGCGCTCTTGTACGGTCAATCCCCCACGGTGAGCGCGGTGCTCAAGCTGGACGCGCAAGGGCATCCGTTGGGCAACGCGGTGTATCGCGAGCAGTCCGTGGGCGGGCACCCCGGGTTCGATCCTTCGGGCCTCACGCAGCTCGTTCGCTCCGTGCCGGTGCAGCCGCTGCGCGGAGGTGGCAAGGGCCAGGCCGCGCTGGGCAGCGCCTACGTGCACGCGCGCAGTGGTCGGGCCGCGATGGCCGTGGCGGTGAAGCTGGCGGACGGCGAGGGGGCTCCGTTCGCGCTCGCGGAGGTCGTCTTCACCCAGTTGGAGGCGCTCTTGCGGCGGCGCGCGGCGGACTCGATGGCGCGCCTGGATTTGGTGGATGGCGACCGGCGCGTGCTGGCCAGCTCGGATCCGGCGCGACGGATGGGTCCGCTCGAGCCCGAGTTGGGGCGCGTGCTCGGCGCGAGCGTGGGCCCGGAGGTGGCGCACAGCTTTCGGGTCGAGGCGCTCGCGCGTCGGGTGAGCGTGGCGCGCGTGCCCGAAGGGCTGGGGCTGGATGTCATTGTCGCGGTGGATGAGTCCGCGGCGCTCGCGCCGGTGCGGGCCATGCGGCGCACGGTGCTGGTGTCCGTGGGCGCGGCGCTGGGCGTGCTGCTCGTGCTGGGCGGGCTCTTCACCCGACGCGTCAACCTGCGGTTGGCGGAGGTGGTGGCGGGCGCCGAGGCCTACGGGCGTGGCGAGCTGGACCGCCGCGTGCGCGTGTCCGGCCACGACGAGCTCAGCGCGCTGGCCTCCACGTTCAATCGCATGGGCGCGGAGCTGGAGGCCGCTCGCGCGCGGCTGCTGCGATGGAACGACGACTTGCGCGCGCGTGTGGACGAGGCGACGTCCGACCTCAAGGCGGCCCAGGCGCAGTTGCTGGAGGCGCAGAAGCTGGCCGCGGTGGGGCAGCTCGGCGCGGGCGTCGCGCATGAGATCAACAACCCGCTGGCGGGCATCCTCGGCAACGTGCAGTTGCTGCTGTTGGATCGCAGCGTCGCGGACCCCGATGTCGACACGCTGCGGAAGATTGAGCAGAGCGCCAAGCGCTGCAAGGAGATCACCCAGAACCTGCTGCGCTTCTCTCAGCAGCGCGAGCGCGCGGACCTGCGGCCGGTGGACCTCAACGCCGTCATTCGCGACGCGCTGAGTCTCACGGAGAACCAGACGCGGGGCGAGGGCATCGAGCTGAACACGGAGCTGACCGCGGGCCTGCCTCGCGTGAAGGCCGACCCGGGACATCTGTCGCAGGTGGTGCTGGCGCTGTTGTCCAATGCGCGCACCGCGATGATGAAGTCGCCCACCCGCAAGCTGACGCTGCGCACCGGGACGCGAGACGGCGCCTGCATCCTGGAGGTGGAGGACACGGGCAAGGGCATCGCGCCGCACATCCGCCCGCGCATCTTCGAGCCGTTCTTCACCACCAAGGATGTGTGGTCCAACGTGGGGTTGGGACTCAGCGTGGCGTGGCGCATCGTCACCGAGGCGGGAGGGACCTTGGAGGTGCGCTCGGAAGAGGGGCAGGGCGCGTGCTTCACCGTGCGACTTCCCCGAGCGTGA
- a CDS encoding response regulator, producing the protein MSDLRHTLLFVDDEADVLDILTRMFSRRYRVLTATSGRAALELLRRETVDVLVTDQRMPEMTGIELVTTARGEGIDVTTILLTGYTDPEDLIAAINQGQVYRYVTKPWDVNDLLITVKNAVEFAQLKRDKERLLRQLHQRVEALFVLYEVSRASANDPASYDAIIDRVLTAVARILPYDCGAALIAPDGSRGASLRLRCMGTVGEQALLGVKESMLGAYRKSSGLLLPEDRVITRVAGTTTQDATAPAIYASQLTVNLMAGGRPVGMLSLFSQRPNVFTEDDGVLLDVLANQTADAIQSLRSAEEEARHRMERMVESMADGVVLTDEKNDIVVMNPAARRLLRAGEDPAELTSRMMEERLGFAPFQLVRGWEYSGSQVLREDVVLFERHVQTTVTPVSDARGTLRGVCVVLRDITEQKRLEERKDEFVSMVSHELRTPLTSITGALDLVLNFMAGDINERQRRYLSLAKDSTEKLNGIVDDLLDLSKFAKGRLRMNFEVVYLEELVHRVVEKYGPAFGEKSVRVVPVLPQHPLRSVADPNRINQVLNNLLNNAVKFTPEGGEVRVELRATSSLPGYVVLSCWNSGEPIAESSLERIFDRFEQARTAANRTVRGTGLGLAICRNIVEAHGGRIWCEPCPDGVRFIAVLPTEPPHELMGAESLEINPQPKPTDVKRGKVLVIEGEPEVGHIIKALLGARGYDVRLTVTAEEGLGAARNTHPDVVLVSVRLPDVEGLRLAEILRHDPETRRAPLLLTSAFDERQRAFRAGADAFLVRPLAADKLLATVDSLVRGSAGAPHGRVLVVDDDAKIASICREVLEGIGFDVAVAASLEEARRGLRERRPDVILLDVTLPDGDGFLFLEEIKAERASGHISVIFISARAETSSKVRALKLGGDDYLTKPFDALELGARVESVLRRKEQELSSSPTTQLPGSTAIEREVQRRLSARRPFAFCYLDLDNLKAYNDYYGFAKADGVVRQTGDLMREIFQQEGAPGDFLGHVAGDDFVFITSPESVDRICQRTIETFDRIIPLYYDRQDRERGHIEAEDRFGEKRRFPIMSVSVVAVMTDGVSHDHAELARRAADMKKQAKAILGSVFLRNDRERVVQSVAG; encoded by the coding sequence TTGTCCGATCTCCGCCACACGTTGCTCTTCGTCGACGACGAGGCCGACGTCCTGGACATCCTCACCCGGATGTTCTCGCGTCGGTACCGCGTCCTCACCGCCACCTCCGGACGCGCGGCGTTGGAACTGCTGCGGCGCGAGACGGTGGACGTCCTCGTCACGGACCAGCGCATGCCCGAGATGACGGGCATCGAGCTGGTCACCACGGCGCGAGGCGAGGGAATCGACGTCACGACCATCCTCCTCACGGGCTACACGGACCCGGAGGACCTCATCGCGGCCATCAACCAGGGCCAGGTCTACCGCTACGTCACCAAGCCCTGGGACGTGAACGACCTGCTCATCACCGTGAAGAACGCGGTGGAGTTCGCCCAGCTCAAGCGCGACAAGGAGCGGTTGCTCCGGCAGCTCCACCAGCGAGTGGAAGCGCTCTTCGTCCTGTACGAAGTCAGCCGCGCGAGCGCGAATGATCCGGCCAGCTACGACGCCATCATCGACCGCGTGCTCACCGCCGTGGCGCGCATCCTGCCTTACGACTGCGGCGCGGCGCTCATTGCCCCGGACGGCTCGCGCGGCGCATCGCTGCGGCTGCGCTGCATGGGCACGGTGGGCGAGCAGGCCCTCCTGGGCGTCAAGGAGTCCATGCTCGGCGCCTATCGCAAGAGCAGCGGGCTCCTGCTCCCCGAGGACCGCGTCATCACCCGCGTGGCGGGCACCACCACGCAGGACGCCACCGCGCCCGCCATCTACGCCAGCCAGCTCACGGTGAACCTGATGGCCGGCGGCCGGCCCGTGGGCATGCTGTCGCTCTTCTCTCAGCGCCCCAACGTCTTCACCGAGGACGACGGCGTGCTCCTGGACGTGCTCGCCAATCAGACGGCGGACGCCATCCAGTCGCTGCGCTCGGCCGAGGAGGAGGCCCGCCACCGCATGGAGCGGATGGTGGAGTCCATGGCGGACGGCGTGGTGCTCACCGACGAGAAGAACGACATCGTGGTGATGAACCCCGCGGCGCGCCGCCTCTTGCGCGCGGGAGAGGACCCCGCGGAGCTGACCAGCCGGATGATGGAGGAGCGGCTGGGGTTCGCGCCGTTCCAACTGGTGCGCGGCTGGGAATACAGCGGCAGCCAGGTGCTGCGCGAGGACGTGGTCCTCTTCGAGCGGCACGTGCAGACCACCGTCACCCCGGTGAGCGACGCGCGCGGCACGCTGCGCGGCGTGTGCGTGGTGCTGCGCGACATCACCGAGCAGAAGCGGTTGGAGGAGCGCAAGGACGAGTTCGTCTCCATGGTGAGCCACGAGCTGCGCACGCCGCTCACGTCCATCACCGGCGCCCTGGACCTGGTGCTCAACTTCATGGCGGGGGACATCAACGAGCGGCAGCGCCGCTACCTGTCCCTGGCCAAGGACTCCACGGAGAAGCTCAACGGCATCGTGGATGACCTGCTGGACCTGTCGAAGTTCGCCAAGGGCCGGCTGCGGATGAACTTCGAGGTGGTGTACCTGGAAGAGCTGGTGCACCGCGTGGTGGAGAAGTACGGGCCCGCCTTCGGTGAGAAGAGCGTGCGCGTGGTGCCGGTGCTGCCACAGCACCCGCTGCGCTCGGTGGCGGATCCGAACCGCATCAACCAGGTGCTCAACAACCTGCTGAACAACGCGGTGAAGTTCACGCCCGAGGGCGGCGAGGTGCGCGTGGAGCTGCGCGCGACCTCGAGCCTCCCAGGCTACGTGGTGCTGTCGTGCTGGAACAGCGGCGAGCCCATCGCGGAGAGCAGCCTGGAGCGCATCTTCGATCGCTTCGAGCAGGCGCGCACCGCGGCCAATCGGACCGTGCGCGGCACGGGCCTGGGGCTGGCCATCTGCCGCAACATCGTGGAGGCCCACGGCGGGCGCATCTGGTGTGAGCCGTGCCCGGATGGCGTCCGCTTCATCGCGGTGCTGCCCACCGAGCCGCCGCACGAGTTGATGGGCGCGGAGTCCCTGGAGATCAACCCGCAGCCGAAGCCCACCGACGTCAAGCGCGGCAAGGTGCTCGTCATCGAGGGTGAGCCCGAGGTCGGTCACATCATCAAGGCGCTGCTGGGCGCGCGTGGCTACGACGTCCGGCTGACGGTGACGGCCGAAGAGGGACTGGGCGCCGCGCGCAACACGCATCCGGACGTGGTGCTCGTGTCCGTGCGCCTGCCGGACGTGGAGGGGCTGCGGCTGGCGGAGATCCTCCGGCATGATCCGGAGACGCGCCGCGCGCCGCTGTTGCTCACCTCCGCGTTCGACGAGCGCCAGCGGGCGTTCCGCGCGGGTGCCGACGCGTTCCTCGTGCGCCCGCTGGCGGCGGACAAGCTGCTGGCCACGGTGGACTCGCTGGTGCGCGGCAGCGCGGGCGCACCGCATGGACGCGTGCTGGTGGTGGACGACGACGCGAAGATCGCCTCCATCTGCCGCGAGGTGCTGGAGGGCATCGGCTTCGATGTCGCGGTGGCCGCATCGCTCGAGGAGGCGCGCCGAGGATTGCGCGAGCGCCGGCCCGACGTCATCCTCCTGGATGTGACGCTGCCGGATGGTGACGGCTTCCTCTTCTTGGAAGAGATCAAGGCCGAGCGCGCCAGCGGACACATCTCGGTCATCTTCATCTCCGCGCGGGCGGAGACGTCCTCCAAGGTGCGCGCGCTCAAGCTCGGCGGGGACGACTACCTCACCAAGCCGTTCGACGCGCTGGAGCTGGGCGCTCGCGTGGAGAGTGTGCTGCGCCGCAAGGAGCAGGAGCTGTCGTCGTCGCCCACCACGCAGTTGCCGGGCTCCACCGCCATCGAGCGCGAGGTGCAGCGGCGGTTGTCGGCGCGGCGGCCGTTCGCCTTCTGCTACCTCGACCTGGACAACCTCAAGGCCTACAACGACTACTACGGCTTCGCGAAGGCGGATGGCGTGGTGCGGCAGACGGGCGACCTGATGCGGGAGATCTTCCAGCAGGAGGGCGCGCCAGGAGACTTCCTGGGTCACGTGGCGGGGGACGACTTTGTCTTCATCACCTCGCCGGAGTCCGTGGACCGCATCTGCCAGCGGACCATCGAGACCTTCGACCGCATCATCCCGCTGTATTACGACCGACAGGATCGCGAGCGCGGCCACATCGAAGCGGAGGATCGCTTCGGGGAGAAGCGTCGCTTCCCCATCATGAGCGTGTCGGTGGTGGCGGTGATGACAGACGGCGTGTCGCATGACCACGCCGAGCTGGCCCGTCGGGCAGCGGACATGAAGAAGCAGGCGAAGGCCATCCTCGGGTCGGTCTTCCTGCGGAATGACCGCGAACGGGTGGTACAGTCCGTGGCCGGGTGA
- a CDS encoding acyltransferase, whose translation MPGLDLLRGLAILLVITWHYPKGGAPDAFLTLSKVGWTGVELFFVLSGFLIGGQLLEPVARGETPSLSRFYLRRAFRILPSFWVVLAVYLFLPALRERTLVTPAWRFLTFTQNFGLHFNAFSHAWSLCVEEHFYLVLPLLVLALRRARASHVLVGSGVLMVLGAVVRGVLWQRFFANVEESAPVWNDYDTLLYYPTYARLDGLTCGVLLALARVYRPALWARVTGTPWVPGALGFASLALAAWVGADRASWESTVFSFPLYSLGYSCVLVALASPAASRILGRVPGLQFFATLAFTIYLTHKMVVHAVHDALAPHGLGAYDVVTVLACAPAILATAWLLHRIVERPMLRMRESFERAVGLARLPPLGTPAS comes from the coding sequence TTGCCGGGGCTCGATTTACTTCGAGGCCTCGCGATTCTCCTCGTCATCACGTGGCACTACCCGAAGGGCGGGGCCCCCGACGCGTTCCTCACGCTCTCCAAGGTGGGTTGGACGGGCGTCGAGCTGTTCTTCGTGCTCAGCGGCTTCCTCATCGGTGGCCAACTCCTCGAGCCCGTGGCACGTGGAGAGACGCCGTCCCTGAGCCGCTTCTATCTGCGCCGCGCCTTCCGCATCCTGCCGAGCTTCTGGGTGGTGCTGGCCGTCTACCTGTTCCTGCCCGCGCTGCGCGAGCGCACCCTGGTGACGCCCGCGTGGCGCTTCCTGACCTTCACCCAGAACTTCGGACTGCACTTCAACGCGTTCTCCCATGCGTGGTCGCTGTGCGTGGAGGAGCACTTCTATCTGGTCCTCCCGCTGCTCGTGCTGGCGCTGCGGCGTGCTCGGGCGAGCCACGTCCTCGTGGGCTCCGGGGTGCTGATGGTGCTCGGGGCCGTGGTCCGCGGCGTCCTGTGGCAGCGCTTCTTCGCGAACGTGGAGGAGTCCGCTCCCGTGTGGAACGACTACGACACGCTGCTCTACTACCCGACCTATGCACGCCTGGATGGCCTCACGTGTGGCGTGCTGCTCGCGCTCGCGCGCGTGTACCGTCCCGCGCTGTGGGCCCGCGTCACCGGCACGCCATGGGTGCCTGGTGCGCTGGGCTTCGCGAGCCTCGCGCTGGCGGCCTGGGTGGGGGCGGATCGCGCCTCGTGGGAGTCCACCGTGTTCAGCTTCCCGCTGTACTCGTTGGGGTACTCCTGCGTGCTGGTGGCCCTGGCCAGTCCGGCGGCATCACGCATCCTCGGCCGCGTGCCGGGGCTCCAGTTCTTCGCGACGCTCGCCTTCACCATCTACCTCACGCACAAGATGGTGGTTCACGCCGTTCATGATGCGCTCGCGCCCCATGGGCTCGGGGCCTATGACGTCGTGACGGTCCTCGCGTGCGCACCCGCCATCCTCGCGACGGCGTGGCTCCTGCATCGGATTGTCGAGCGCCCCATGCTTCGCATGCGAGAGTCCTTCGAGCGCGCCGTTGGTCTCGCACGCCTGCCCCCACTTGGAACCCCTGCTTCCTGA
- the lexA gene encoding transcriptional repressor LexA — MEELTDRQREILAFIVKETEVRGFPPTIREIGEHMDIRSTNGVNDHLKALERKGYLNRGEQQSRSLVPTKRARLLLGLGVRKDAGMVEIPLLGKVAAGLPALAQENMEDSVKIDSFLLGGVNGREVFALRVKGQSMIDDGIYDGDYLFVKKTPAAQPGEIVVALIEDEATVKRYYPEGERIRFQPANATMQPIYVSRTDFRSTMILGQVVGVYRKLQGGRA; from the coding sequence ATGGAAGAGCTCACCGACCGCCAGCGCGAAATCCTGGCCTTCATCGTCAAGGAGACAGAGGTCCGCGGCTTCCCTCCCACCATCCGGGAGATTGGGGAGCACATGGACATCCGCTCCACCAACGGGGTGAACGACCACCTGAAGGCCCTGGAGCGAAAGGGCTACCTCAACCGGGGAGAGCAGCAGAGCCGCTCGCTGGTGCCGACCAAGCGGGCTCGCCTGCTCTTGGGGCTCGGGGTCCGCAAGGACGCCGGCATGGTCGAGATTCCCCTCTTGGGCAAGGTGGCCGCCGGTCTTCCGGCGCTCGCCCAGGAGAACATGGAGGACTCGGTCAAGATCGACAGCTTCCTCCTGGGAGGCGTCAACGGCCGCGAGGTCTTCGCCCTGCGCGTCAAGGGACAGTCGATGATTGACGACGGCATCTACGACGGGGACTACCTCTTCGTGAAGAAGACGCCGGCCGCGCAGCCTGGGGAAATCGTCGTGGCGCTCATCGAGGACGAGGCCACGGTGAAGCGCTACTACCCGGAGGGCGAGCGCATCCGCTTCCAGCCGGCGAACGCCACCATGCAGCCCATCTACGTGAGCCGCACGGACTTCCGCTCGACCATGATTCTGGGTCAGGTGGTGGGCGTGTACCGCAAGCTCCAGGGCGGGCGCGCGTAG
- a CDS encoding YaiI/YqxD family protein, with amino-acid sequence MRIWVDADACPGPVREILVRAAQRLRVPAVFVANRPLGLPRSEWVSSVQVGAGLDVADRHIAATAEAGDLAVTQDIPLAALLVPRGVVVLDPRGELFTEENVQERLSVRNFMQELRESGVTTGGPSGFSAKDRQEFAAALDRELTRLLRSSGR; translated from the coding sequence ATGCGAATCTGGGTGGATGCAGATGCCTGTCCGGGCCCCGTGCGGGAGATCCTCGTGCGGGCGGCTCAGCGCCTGCGGGTGCCGGCCGTGTTCGTGGCCAACCGCCCGCTCGGCCTGCCGCGCTCCGAGTGGGTGTCGAGCGTGCAGGTGGGCGCCGGGCTCGACGTGGCCGATCGCCACATCGCCGCCACGGCCGAGGCCGGTGACCTGGCCGTCACACAAGACATCCCGCTCGCCGCGCTCCTCGTCCCTCGGGGCGTGGTGGTGCTGGACCCGCGCGGAGAGCTGTTCACCGAGGAGAACGTCCAGGAGCGCCTCTCCGTGCGCAACTTCATGCAGGAGCTGCGTGAGAGTGGCGTGACGACAGGCGGGCCCAGCGGCTTCTCCGCGAAGGACCGCCAGGAGTTCGCCGCGGCGTTGGATCGCGAGCTGACTCGGCTGCTCAGGTCGTCCGGTCGCTGA
- a CDS encoding tetratricopeptide repeat protein — MFPRLRALPLLALLASTACNETPTIDPKDRAEGLYIKGSAEYLQGNFEAALLSFNEVKQILPDDPRLPAARGEVYLSMSRLDDALKEFETAAKMDPKRSTNWSRLGFIHAQLGRVDEAQSALRRALALYPHDFNALEQLGELDVKRNQPDDAVRHFRLASESAPDAEKSPLLMRAVDVLSKQGRHEDVLATAKKAVDQGVRSAELLTTLGDELVRAARLPEAVEAYREAASKAPRDPTLWELVGEIQTRLGKSADALASYRESLRVKDRAVVHVALARLHLAREDRKAAEDELKLALDTVSGSDVRELMELANLLSTLGRKADALRILSSLSAEPDHAKDVELQLTTARMAKDVKDVATQKAACARVTTAGDGGVTKCP, encoded by the coding sequence ATGTTCCCGCGTCTGCGCGCCCTGCCGCTCCTCGCCCTGCTGGCCAGCACCGCCTGCAACGAGACCCCGACCATCGACCCGAAGGACCGTGCCGAGGGCCTCTACATCAAGGGGTCGGCCGAGTACCTCCAGGGCAACTTCGAGGCCGCGCTGCTCTCGTTCAACGAGGTGAAGCAGATCCTCCCGGATGATCCGCGCCTGCCCGCCGCGCGCGGCGAGGTCTACCTGTCCATGAGCCGCCTCGACGACGCGCTCAAGGAGTTCGAGACCGCCGCGAAGATGGACCCCAAGCGCTCCACCAACTGGAGCCGCCTGGGCTTCATCCATGCGCAGCTCGGCCGCGTCGACGAGGCGCAGAGCGCGCTGCGCCGGGCCCTGGCCCTGTACCCGCACGACTTCAACGCGCTGGAGCAGCTCGGCGAGCTGGACGTCAAGCGCAACCAGCCCGACGACGCCGTCCGCCACTTCCGCCTCGCCTCGGAGTCCGCGCCGGACGCGGAGAAGTCCCCGCTGCTGATGCGCGCCGTGGACGTGCTGTCGAAGCAGGGGCGTCACGAGGACGTGCTCGCGACCGCCAAGAAGGCCGTGGACCAGGGCGTGCGCTCGGCGGAGTTGCTCACCACGCTGGGCGATGAGCTGGTCCGCGCCGCGCGCCTCCCCGAGGCTGTCGAAGCCTACCGCGAGGCTGCCAGCAAGGCGCCGCGCGACCCGACCCTCTGGGAGCTGGTGGGGGAGATCCAGACCCGGCTCGGCAAGTCCGCCGACGCCCTGGCGTCCTATCGCGAGTCCCTGCGTGTGAAGGACCGCGCCGTGGTGCATGTGGCGCTGGCCCGGCTGCACCTCGCCCGCGAGGACCGGAAGGCCGCCGAGGATGAGCTGAAGCTGGCGCTCGACACCGTCTCCGGCTCGGACGTGCGCGAGCTGATGGAGCTGGCCAACCTGCTGTCCACCTTGGGACGCAAGGCGGACGCGCTGCGCATCCTCTCCAGCCTCAGCGCGGAGCCGGACCACGCCAAGGACGTGGAGCTTCAGCTCACCACCGCGCGGATGGCGAAGGACGTGAAGGACGTGGCCACCCAGAAGGCGGCCTGTGCCCGTGTGACGACCGCGGGGGATGGCGGCGTCACGAAGTGTCCGTGA
- a CDS encoding P1 family peptidase translates to MSPSAGRSAFLFALLGLVCLLPRTGGAQGAPRPRARDLGIPFGGQSGPLDAITDVPGVEVGHVTLKAGKVRSGVTAIFPLGRDAVARPVFAATHSLNGSGEMTGTLWIKESGLLSGPVMLTNTNGIGAVRDGVIAWAQQRDLAWDLGLPVVAETWDGFLNDIDSFPVKREHALQAMDAARPGPVAEGSVGGGTGMICHGFKGGIGTASRQLPDDAGGYTVGVLVQCNYGSRRLLSVAGVPVGEELADLLPCYTGDIAPKGQFTAKLRPCSQRASTGAPLPEGQGSIIVVVATNAPLLPHQLERLAHRVPLAIGKMGGLGENYSGDIFLAFSTQAASPPTGAPVATVSMLDHERINPLFEATVQATEESILNAMLASDTMTSAQGTRVYGLPVDRFVGVMKKHGRLKDAPAPTPR, encoded by the coding sequence ATGTCCCCGTCCGCTGGTCGCTCCGCGTTCCTCTTCGCCCTCCTGGGGCTCGTGTGCCTCCTGCCCCGAACCGGCGGAGCCCAAGGAGCACCGCGTCCCCGGGCTCGGGACCTGGGCATTCCTTTCGGCGGGCAGTCGGGGCCGCTGGACGCCATCACGGACGTGCCCGGCGTGGAGGTCGGGCACGTCACGCTCAAGGCCGGCAAGGTGCGCTCGGGAGTCACCGCCATCTTCCCGCTCGGACGCGACGCGGTGGCGCGTCCGGTCTTCGCGGCGACGCACTCGCTCAACGGCAGCGGGGAGATGACCGGCACGCTGTGGATCAAGGAGTCCGGCCTGCTGTCGGGGCCGGTGATGCTCACCAACACGAACGGCATCGGCGCGGTGCGTGACGGCGTGATTGCGTGGGCGCAGCAGCGCGACCTCGCTTGGGACCTGGGCCTGCCCGTGGTCGCCGAGACATGGGACGGCTTCCTCAACGACATCGACAGCTTCCCCGTGAAGCGCGAGCACGCGCTCCAGGCCATGGACGCGGCTCGCCCCGGCCCCGTGGCGGAGGGCTCGGTGGGCGGCGGCACGGGGATGATCTGTCATGGCTTCAAGGGCGGCATCGGCACCGCCTCGCGTCAGCTCCCGGACGACGCGGGCGGATACACCGTGGGCGTGCTGGTGCAGTGCAACTACGGCAGCCGACGCCTGCTGTCCGTCGCGGGTGTTCCCGTCGGCGAGGAGCTGGCGGACCTGCTCCCCTGCTACACCGGCGATATCGCGCCCAAGGGCCAGTTCACCGCGAAGCTGCGTCCGTGCTCGCAGCGGGCCAGCACCGGAGCGCCCCTGCCCGAGGGCCAGGGCTCCATCATCGTCGTGGTGGCCACGAACGCGCCGCTGCTCCCGCATCAATTGGAGCGCCTCGCGCACCGCGTTCCGCTGGCCATCGGCAAGATGGGCGGGCTGGGTGAGAACTACTCGGGCGACATCTTCCTCGCGTTCTCGACGCAGGCCGCGAGCCCGCCCACCGGGGCACCGGTCGCGACCGTCAGCATGCTCGACCACGAGCGGATCAACCCGCTGTTCGAGGCCACGGTGCAGGCCACCGAGGAGTCCATCCTCAACGCGATGCTCGCGTCCGACACCATGACGAGCGCCCAGGGCACTCGTGTGTATGGCTTGCCCGTGGACCGTTTCGTCGGCGTGATGAAGAAGCATGGGCGCCTGAAGGACGCGCCCGCCCCGACGCCGCGTTGA